The following proteins come from a genomic window of Aspergillus luchuensis IFO 4308 DNA, chromosome 3, nearly complete sequence:
- the TAF13 gene encoding putative transcription initiation factor TFIID subunit 13 (COG:K;~EggNog:ENOG410PPQF;~InterPro:IPR009072,IPR003195;~PFAM:PF02269;~go_function: GO:0046982 - protein heterodimerization activity [Evidence IEA];~go_process: GO:0006366 - transcription by RNA polymerase II [Evidence IEA]), with the protein MSSVTSPHRLSARKSGHRSAAAPASIRNTSSAARPASQPLRRSLPSQQTSRASPAPPRQPSTGHVSSQLASAWPFNPQETELIRAGYRPAFKPQPIAEADEQSSNNSNKNNNKKGTTNKKNNMAEPRARAARHKGQMNFASELRLLLLAYGDPRPHPSYPPEPLPETIRVLDEIVTDFVLEMCHGAAQYASYSRRQKIKVDDFRFALRRDPNKLGRVQELLRMERELKEARKAFDQNDDQVGNLKDAGKKGLEELGESVDGKKSKGKGKRNARRDSDATEDTAPKKRKVVG; encoded by the exons ATGTCTTCCGTCACGAGTCCCCACCGCCTTTCCGCGCGGAAGTCCGGCCATCGTTCCGCCGCAGCTCCTGCTTCAATTCGCAACACATCTTCTGCTGCCCGTCCAGCCTCGCAGCCTCTCCGCCGTTCTCTGCCATCGCAGCAGACTTCTAGGGCTTCACCAGCCCCTCCCCGTCAGCCCAGCACTGGCCATGTGTCGAGTCAGCTCGCTTCTGCTTGGCCGTTCAATCCCCAGGAAACAGAACTAATCCGCGCCGGATACCGTCCCGCCTTTAAACCGCAACCCATCGCCGAAGCGGACGAACAGTCCTCGAACAATAGCAACAAGAATAACAATAAAAAGGGGACGACCAATAAGAAGAACAATATGGCGGAACCACGAGCCCGTGCCGCTAGGCACAAGGGTCAGATGAACTTTGCATCTGAAC tccgtctcctccttcttgcctATGGTGACCCCCGTCCGCACCCATCTTACCCTCCCGAGCCACTCCCCGAAACCATCCGTGTACTGGACGAGATTGTCACCGACTTTGTTCTCGAGATGTGTCACGGTGCGGCACAGTACGCCAGCTATTCCCGCCgacagaagatcaaggtcgaTGACTTCCGATTTGCGTTGCGCCGGGATCCGAACAAGCTTGGTCGTGTGCAGGAACTTCTTCGCATGGAGCGTGAGCTGAAAGAGGCTCGTAAGGCATTTGATCAGAACGATGATCAGGTCGGCAACTTGAAGGATGCGGGCAAGAAGGGTCTCGAAGAACTTGGTGAAAGCgttgatgggaagaagagtaagggcaaggggaagagaaatgCCAGGCGCGATTCTGATGCAACAGAGGATACGGCGCCGAAGAAGCGAAAGGTCGTAGGATGA
- a CDS encoding protein kish (COG:S;~EggNog:ENOG410PRUR;~InterPro:IPR009653;~PFAM:PF06842;~SECRETED:SignalP(1-24);~TransMembrane:1 (n9-19c24/25o53-71i)) → MSALFNFQSLLLVFLLIICTSTYAHSMMPGIMDRNQSGFFGIFWKCARIGERLSPYVSICCVVMAVSIFFGG, encoded by the exons ATG TCTGCCTTGTTCAACTTTCAATCACTCCTGCTCGTGTTCTTGCTTATCATCTGCACGAGCACATATGCACACTCGATGATGCCTGGGATCATGGACCGCAATCAGAGCGG cttcttcgggatcttctggaagtgTGCTCGAATCGGTGAACGGTTGAGCCCCTATGTCAGTATATGCTGCGTCGTGATGGCT GTCtcgatcttcttcggcggcTGA
- a CDS encoding pentatricopeptide repeat protein (COG:S;~EggNog:ENOG410PRNK;~InterPro:IPR002885,IPR011990;~PFAM:PF01535,PF13812;~go_function: GO:0005515 - protein binding [Evidence IEA]), whose amino-acid sequence MLPCPHYLPRSRVCAGLPVYNPQHRLRLGRRREGPQDARSFVDNAPQSNTSSQPDTFLNGVRHSSVYSTVIPEMKTQRLFHTTTFGRSAGNSVLCNQPSIIKREFSLLSPGAASRNATLLSLINKNTTLSVVQKRSLRTPPTLASFSDVKPLLTLRFGKETKALDLAIRSGSYTCSGDDIRKWRFAQRELFQAKYDGREVQEELVPYPLDSKDKELLETIQTDSLGAFREAWNGLTPLEMEIHWGRLSLWLLRNSPELALEFLLVTCQASVKPVFAMIADCLIYLDTLHSREMQRWTKNSHNYQYVIRACLDPMQWPVSYVPQKGVRFFIKKADRSAVYEAWDLVETRRHRLKGETYLGFMGRFTEFKDVDNALLALRRAGRQFWRLHQSPMEIAVSRHCSKLLVLDSVVDGPDGRNFRILPELLSMGVQPDRDMMNVVLSNAFKTGDPQLGLDVLRHMKAQGFQLDSYTYLTLLSDAVARQDRERMTHLMEELESQPELKKNPYIASKLFHSHFVFNVKHLDGATDRREIFYSLLRLYCELHDITPLKELSIVPRQYDLPTTGEKTPPSVIALYLVIATWLRCQAHVGSVERVYTRFRELVLQGHKDIAPLAATDHTYNEFMLAYRNNPHGLRPAVRVVEDMLQSATEAGAKTGSSESTFTQTQPTVLTWTLLLSAFIYNNQPLAAEKVREMMAKHGVVYSMTTWNVIISGFASQQNASAIAQSIKDLEDQGLSIDAYTMKGLRYLRDPEQLWIAVEQLDLKSASHLRRDAFNPNPESPQLDEAETEQLLDRGLQRLKANA is encoded by the coding sequence ATGTTACCTTGTCCGCACTATCTCCCGCGTTCCCGCGTCTGCGCTGGATTGCCGGTCTACAACCCGCAGCATAGGCTCCGCCTCGGGCGACGGAGAGAAGGACCCCAGGATGCAAGATCCTTTGTCGACAATGCGCCGCAATCGAATACGTCCAGTCAGCCAGATACTTTTTTAAATGGTGTGAGGCATTCCAGTGTCTACAGCACTGTTATTCCGGAAATGAAGACCCAACGCCTCTTCCATACAACTACCTTCGGCCGATCTGCAGGGAATAGTGTACTTTGTAACCAGCCCTCGATTATCAAAAGGGAGTTCTCACTTCTGTCACCCGGAGCTGCTTCTCGCAATGCAACTTTACTCTCGCTCATCAACAAAAACACTACACTATCCGTCGTGCAGAAACGCAGTTTGCGTACCCCGCCTACCCTCGCGAGCTTCAGCGATGTGAAACCGCTCTTGACATTACGCtttggaaaagaaaccaaagCCTTGGATTTGGCTATCAGGTCCGGATCATATACGTGCAGTGGCGATGATATTCGAAAATGGAGGTTTGCGCAGAGAGAGTTATTCCAAGCGAAGTacgatggaagagaagtgcAGGAAGAGTTGGTGCCTTACCCTCTAGACTCGAAAGATAAGGAGCTGCTGGAGACAATTCAAACGGACAGCCTAGGAGCGTTCCGTGAGGCCTGGAATGGTCTTACTCCGCTGGAAATGGAGATCCACTGGGGACGATTGTCGCTGTGGCTATTGCGGAACTCTCCTGAGCTGGCCTTGGAATTCCTCTTAGTCACTTGTCAGGCTTCTGTCAAGCCAGTCTTTGCCATGATTGCGGACTGTCTGATCTATCTGGACACTCTTCATTCTCGTGAGATGCAGCGATGGACCAAGAATTCCCACAACTATCAGTATGTCATACGTGCCTGCTTGGATCCCATGCAGTGGCCTGTCTCCTATGTGCCGCAGAAGGGTGTGcgcttcttcatcaagaagGCTGACCGCAGCGCTGTTTATGAAGCCTGGGACCTTGTGGAGACTCGAAGGCATAGGTTGAAGGGCGAGACCTACCTTGGTTTCATGGGCCGCTTCACGGAATTTAAAGACGTTGACAACGCACTCCTGGCACTGCGCCGGGCTGGACGGCAGTTTTGGAGATTACACCAGAGTCCCATGGAGATAGCTGTTTCACGCCATTGCAGCAAACTCTTAGTCCTCGACTCCGTTGTGGATGGCCCAGATGGACGCAATTTTCGCATTCTGCCCGAACTCCTCAGTATGGGGGTGCAGCCTGACCGAGACATGATGAACGTGGTACTTTCCAACGCCTTCAAGACAGGGGATCCTCAATTAGGGCTTGACGTACTACGACACATGAAGGCACAAGGCTTCCAGCTTGATTCGTACACGTATCTGACTCTACTTAGCGATGCTGTCGCTCGTCAAGACAGGGAGCGAATGACACACTTGATGGAGGAACTTGAAAGCCAGCCAGAGCTCAAGAAGAACCCTTATATTGCGAGCAAACTGTTCCACTCTCACTTTGTTTTCAACGTGAAGCACCTCGATGGTGCTACCGACCGCCGGGAAATTTTCTACTCTCTGTTGCGCTTGTATTGTGAGCTGCATGACATAACGCCCTTGAAGGAGCTCTCGATTGTCCCTCGTCAGTACGATCTTCCAACAACCGGCGAAAAGACACCACCATCTGTCATTGCCTTGTATCTCGTTATTGCGACTTGGCTCCGGTGTCAAGCCCACGTGGGCAGCGTCGAACGTGTCTATACCAGATTCCGCGAATTAGTATTGCAAGGCCACAAAGACATAGCCCCTTTAGCTGCGACCGACCATACTTACAATGAGTTCATGCTTGCGTATCGCAACAATCCACACGGGCTGCGACCCGCTGTGCGCGTTGTTGAAGATATGTTACAGTCTGCCACTGAAGCTGGCGCCAAAACTGGCAGCTCTGAATCCACTTTCACGCAGACACAGCCAACGGTCTTGACTTGGACGCTGCTGTTGAGTGCCTTCATCTATAACAACCAGCCACTCGCGGCTGAGAAGGTGAGAGAGATGATGGCCAAGCATGGAGTCGTATACAGCATGACGACCTGgaatgtcatcatcagcggGTTTGCGAGTCAGCAGAATGCATCTGCCATCGCGCAGTCTATCAAGGACCTCGAGGATCAGGGCCTGTCTATCGATGCTTACACGATGAAGGGCCTACGCTACCTCCGGGATCCGGAGCAGCTCTGGATTGCTGTGGAACAGCTGGACCTGAAATCTGCCTCACACTTGAGGAGGGATGCTTTCAATCCGAACCCCGAATCTCCCCAGCTGGACGAAGCGGAAACTGAGCAGCTGCTCGATCGAGGCCTGCAACGTCTAAAGGCCAACGCATGA